In one Actinomyces sp. Marseille-P3109 genomic region, the following are encoded:
- a CDS encoding non-ribosomal peptide synthetase — MTISFAQHRMWFLNRYNASSPIYNIAVSLHFPSGVDLAVLRTAFHDVLARHDVLRTTYRDVDGEPEPCVQPANQRALPWFDLGTVNPTEVSDLCTASARICFNLAKDLPIRAHVIDTGQAGVVMCLVVHHIACDGASLGIVADELVQAYASLRTGVAPEWDDPMLQYVDYAEWQRAELGDEDDPSSLYNKQLSYWRDELAGLDKPIALPFDRDRPERPTSRGANVVVQVPSDILDGLRSLSHDAGSSEAIVFQSALAATLSVIGGNEDVALGAPIAGRVDEALEGLIGFLANTWVLRLQIRPNDSFSTLLASATAKALAAYDRQDLPFERVVEVLSPERGLSHPPLFQVASAWQSGVGRELVLEGETINMQPVHTATAKFELLFNWMPHPDGSAVLDVEYATDLFDEDTARWLVEAVFEFIRAAVQDPSQSVAMISLPTRPITASLNSYRNRALYDWNATEVLYPDAELIHLPIERQAVASPDAVAVRSLLGNVTFQELNEQANAIAWELKRQGVGPETFVGVSTERSPAMVSAVLGILKAGGAYLPIGTTLPTDRVAEMVASTCTQIILVSGTSHEWATPPGVRLIKVDVVTRTPSLDVQRNPTPVATADNSAYVIFTSGSTGRPKGVQVTHRPVHNLICWCRASYGFSASDVGFCVTSLDFDLSVFDIFGVLGAGGSIYVADYLEQRDPELQLRVLLDEGITYWNSVPGTLYRVLDVLNDRGPLTTTDALRLVYLSGDFTPLDLPDRLHALAPCAQLVSLGGATEATVWSNHHDVVEVDPAWRSIPYGRPIANARYYVLDDVLEPCRPGTEGDLYIGGEVLALGYAGAPGLSASHFVSDPFGPAGARMYRTGDRASYFEDGIIAIHGRADGQVKIRGFRVELGEIEHALNHLPDIAHAIVSVPKDEYGERQVIAHVVPDYQAITGSSDVAQHVVDWEVVYDQGYDSESNNELGEDYSLWTSSYTGEPIHVDDMREWRDAIVERILASAPERVLEIGVGTGLILSKIAPYVGSYHGTDVSSVAIARLTRLKTAMPWSTRVELSHQPADDPTGLPTSLDAIVINSVVQYFPHADYLREVLDTYWSRLAPGGVLVIGDVRRRWTYRTFQTAVQHARAPHARPEELMAAVMQAEFLEKELLVDPEFFVDWASVFDNATVDVRLKDVGFVNELSRHRYDVLVHKAKGQSPLIDAANLPTVKWNGDMTILRSLLASVEEPAVIIRSLADATMHNEISLARSVGTEESADPGVPSVDRVALRTACRNMGWHAVLTPAPEGIDLIDIVLVRAERGAALLTHGFRPRTGALRLVNNPSMAKAVGELPARTRDGLAKILPGYMIPSAVIPIPSVPLTENGKIDRAALRNLAPSAGSLDQNATEIEAQIARIYESVLGLSSVSLEDNFFEIGGHSLLATRVASRVREEFGVEVPIRLIFDAPTVREFASHLSRLHAGHERVIPQNRTALTPASYAQRRLWFLDRFEGPSPTYVIPFSLRLRGPVDREAMRAAVVDVVSRHEALRTVFVEREGNVYQQVLDIEVCHVPWTEQAVSADQLSEALSRAARMPFSLDRDLPIRADYMILRPDDAVLLLSLHHIAADGWSLPNLSRDLSHAYKARRAGFAPQWEPLPVQYADYSLWQQRVLKQDGPGSVRDQQLDYWREALRDLPDELPIRWDHPRPDVSTFQGRTVPVELSHDQVTRLRRLCLLTGSTMSMALHASLAAVLSRLGAGDDVPLGAPIAGRTDESLEPLVGFFVNTWVARVSLANDPTLMELLERVKRQSLDAYANQDIPFEYLVDELNPSRSTAHHPLFQVCLALQNNLRPQFDIPGLEVTHEPVEMRVARFDLFFNLFEEVDSDGLASVRGEVEYSTDILEPETVARLIGAWKTLLDTWLASPDTPLSSLSLVEGQPAITLAAVDKQGPTLAILLENAANRTRHRAAIRSADGTAVTFEQLFRASDSVAEALVEHLGDSTSPIVIDLPRSSSAIATILAAVRLGVPFIITDPTDARGWTERIIQHLNPAAVVDAQFIADAVATGASAAPSLSNEQSTACFVEAVTPDGQVLLVGLSRTELLQNCQGPGDIFRLGTDPQRVICSSSLQTLAGVLEVFSCLLGGHEMVLNEPSNSLPQDVTALFGGPELYEMAETGRVSQVVVTTDEFDDTRARAALDRCPDNVVLRVLVNLSGFALVPLGAKGGETQIPSRDERVTAVDTFDRPLPNGFFGELIVTDGWADRPVIVFGRSTSSSPPCTGDLDGIWRRTGRLARLIEDGTVELLSAMRSVQVTNRPYPDALVLDALEELPFVEEVTLEPLPSAKGDRVLARITESVSASASSIDEYVERWKSLYESLYQGASAEGSIGSDFRGWVRRSNRQPIPIAEMETWRDATVERIRGLHPRRALEIGAGTGLLAAELAGDVKEYWATDVAMASIERLQELGSAFPDIGDRLVLRRLSAHECDCLPSEHFDTIILNSVIQYFPHTDYLRQVLRSAVNMLMPGGSLFIGDVRSLDEPHSEQSIRPHRTDEYELLVSPEFFHSLRADFDNKVSIAIHLKRGNDDNELTAHRYDVIIVKEPTVVRDVSTVRSLRWGVDINDLNDLRGAVHNEGSVRLSGLLNRRRLPVGRDPHEALDPEDQHAWGAANGIEVACTWSAKDPTLFDAVFMVPRAPEESLDGLYLSAYTESDSVANNPLRDEHSRRICGAARRHLSKILPRRWIPERIESGNYLVTNFRTTREEASFSPLETEVARLFTNVLEVDSVGPDDDFFDLGGSSLQVIRLVWLINEELGIDVPVRVVFEHATVHELACHIGSSAPSLTAEDPTGSVLPIRSTGKLAPLWLIPPGGGLGWAYLGFATQLDRERPVLALQARGFHGEDRPGSMSEVVRDFARQIVTYQPKGPYNLAGWSLGGPIAHAVAAELQFMEREVRSLFVFDAGPSTEFKHFQVPNPVVVRRYLAHYMGQLSGAEEFEQVVARSGELFVEHSRFMTEYASPSFAGDLTLFVATVDAETKEPKDDLTRLERCWESFVQGTIHRIEVNCAHNEMMWPKNATDIAHEVNRSLGKLL; from the coding sequence GTGACGATTTCTTTCGCGCAGCATCGCATGTGGTTTCTCAACCGCTACAACGCTTCGTCGCCGATTTACAACATCGCCGTCTCTCTCCATTTCCCTTCGGGGGTCGATCTCGCGGTCCTACGCACCGCATTCCATGACGTGCTCGCTCGCCATGACGTCCTGCGAACGACCTACAGAGACGTCGATGGTGAACCCGAGCCGTGCGTACAACCGGCGAACCAACGAGCCTTGCCCTGGTTCGACCTTGGCACAGTGAACCCAACCGAGGTCAGTGACCTTTGCACTGCAAGCGCCCGCATCTGCTTCAACCTCGCCAAGGACCTCCCTATCAGGGCGCACGTCATCGACACCGGACAGGCCGGAGTGGTGATGTGCCTCGTCGTGCATCACATAGCCTGTGATGGTGCCTCGCTCGGTATCGTCGCCGACGAACTCGTCCAGGCATACGCCTCACTGCGGACAGGTGTAGCCCCAGAATGGGATGACCCCATGCTGCAATATGTCGACTATGCCGAGTGGCAGCGAGCCGAGCTGGGCGACGAAGACGATCCGAGCAGTCTCTACAACAAGCAACTCTCCTACTGGCGCGATGAGCTGGCGGGGCTCGATAAGCCGATCGCGCTTCCTTTCGACCGCGACCGCCCCGAACGGCCCACGAGCCGCGGTGCCAATGTCGTCGTCCAGGTACCGTCAGACATCCTGGACGGGCTCCGATCTCTGTCTCACGACGCTGGCAGTAGCGAGGCCATAGTCTTCCAGTCCGCCCTCGCCGCAACTCTGTCTGTGATCGGCGGAAATGAGGACGTGGCCCTGGGGGCGCCCATCGCGGGGCGCGTCGATGAAGCCCTTGAGGGGCTCATTGGCTTTCTCGCCAACACGTGGGTTCTGCGTCTTCAGATCCGGCCGAATGATAGTTTCTCCACCCTCCTCGCATCTGCTACGGCCAAAGCCCTCGCCGCCTACGACCGGCAGGACCTGCCTTTCGAACGGGTCGTTGAGGTGCTCTCGCCCGAACGCGGACTCAGCCACCCACCACTGTTCCAGGTGGCGTCTGCCTGGCAGAGCGGCGTGGGACGCGAACTGGTGCTGGAAGGCGAGACCATCAACATGCAGCCAGTACACACAGCAACAGCTAAGTTCGAGCTGCTCTTTAACTGGATGCCCCACCCAGACGGAAGCGCAGTGCTTGACGTCGAGTACGCCACAGATCTCTTCGACGAAGATACAGCCCGTTGGCTCGTCGAAGCAGTTTTTGAGTTCATCCGGGCTGCCGTCCAGGACCCATCGCAATCGGTAGCAATGATCTCGCTACCCACCCGCCCCATCACAGCAAGTCTTAACTCATATCGCAATCGAGCTCTGTACGACTGGAATGCGACAGAAGTTCTTTACCCCGACGCCGAGTTGATTCACTTGCCTATCGAGCGCCAGGCTGTGGCCTCCCCTGATGCTGTCGCCGTGCGTTCGCTCCTTGGTAACGTAACATTCCAGGAGCTGAACGAACAAGCGAATGCAATCGCTTGGGAGCTTAAGCGCCAAGGCGTTGGTCCAGAGACGTTTGTTGGCGTGAGCACCGAACGGTCCCCTGCCATGGTTTCGGCAGTACTCGGCATCCTCAAGGCGGGCGGTGCCTACCTACCCATCGGAACAACTCTACCCACCGATCGAGTGGCCGAGATGGTCGCCTCGACATGCACCCAGATTATTCTCGTGTCGGGGACTAGTCATGAGTGGGCCACTCCCCCAGGAGTGCGCCTGATCAAAGTGGATGTCGTAACCCGGACTCCGTCCCTCGATGTGCAGCGCAATCCCACACCCGTTGCGACGGCGGACAACTCTGCGTACGTCATCTTCACCTCCGGAAGCACCGGACGCCCGAAAGGGGTGCAGGTGACACACCGGCCGGTGCATAACCTCATCTGTTGGTGTCGCGCGTCGTACGGCTTCTCGGCTAGTGACGTTGGCTTCTGTGTCACATCGCTTGACTTCGACCTGTCTGTGTTTGACATTTTCGGCGTGCTTGGTGCCGGCGGCAGCATCTACGTTGCGGATTACCTCGAACAGCGCGATCCCGAACTACAACTGCGAGTTCTGCTGGATGAGGGCATCACGTACTGGAACTCCGTCCCCGGAACGCTCTATCGGGTTCTCGACGTTCTCAATGACCGTGGGCCGCTTACCACGACCGATGCCCTACGGCTCGTCTATCTCTCTGGAGACTTCACACCTCTGGATCTGCCAGACCGCCTGCACGCGCTGGCGCCCTGCGCTCAACTCGTAAGCCTCGGCGGCGCAACGGAAGCGACGGTATGGTCCAACCACCACGACGTCGTCGAGGTGGATCCCGCATGGCGAAGTATCCCTTACGGCCGGCCGATCGCCAACGCTCGCTACTACGTCCTGGACGATGTTCTGGAGCCATGCCGTCCGGGCACTGAGGGAGACCTTTACATTGGTGGCGAGGTTCTGGCCCTCGGCTATGCGGGGGCGCCCGGACTGTCCGCGAGCCATTTCGTCAGCGATCCCTTCGGTCCGGCCGGCGCGCGAATGTACCGCACTGGTGACCGAGCCTCCTACTTCGAGGACGGGATCATCGCCATCCACGGCCGCGCCGATGGCCAGGTCAAGATCCGAGGTTTCAGAGTTGAACTGGGTGAGATTGAGCATGCCCTGAACCATCTGCCGGACATCGCCCATGCGATCGTTTCAGTTCCCAAGGATGAGTACGGGGAGCGCCAGGTAATCGCCCATGTCGTCCCAGACTACCAGGCGATAACCGGATCCTCCGATGTCGCCCAACATGTTGTCGACTGGGAGGTTGTCTACGATCAAGGGTATGACTCCGAGAGCAATAACGAGCTGGGCGAGGACTACAGTCTGTGGACGTCAAGCTACACCGGTGAGCCGATACATGTTGATGATATGCGAGAATGGCGTGACGCCATAGTCGAAAGGATTTTGGCATCGGCCCCCGAGCGGGTGCTTGAGATCGGTGTCGGAACCGGCTTGATCCTCTCCAAGATCGCACCATATGTAGGTAGCTACCACGGCACTGACGTTTCCAGCGTAGCCATCGCTCGCCTCACTCGTCTGAAGACCGCCATGCCATGGAGCACCCGGGTTGAACTCTCTCACCAACCCGCAGATGACCCTACTGGTCTGCCAACCAGTCTTGATGCCATCGTCATAAACTCTGTTGTCCAGTACTTCCCCCACGCTGACTATCTGAGAGAGGTGCTCGACACGTATTGGTCTCGGCTGGCCCCCGGCGGCGTCCTCGTAATCGGCGACGTTCGGCGACGATGGACCTACCGTACTTTCCAGACCGCAGTACAACACGCCCGCGCCCCGCATGCTCGGCCTGAGGAGCTCATGGCGGCAGTCATGCAGGCCGAGTTCTTGGAGAAGGAACTCCTAGTCGACCCAGAGTTCTTCGTCGATTGGGCATCCGTTTTCGACAACGCCACCGTCGATGTACGGCTCAAGGACGTGGGGTTCGTGAACGAGCTCTCGCGCCATCGGTATGATGTGCTGGTTCACAAGGCAAAGGGACAATCTCCTCTCATAGATGCAGCCAACCTTCCGACCGTGAAATGGAACGGTGACATGACGATCCTGCGCTCCCTCCTGGCCAGCGTCGAAGAACCCGCTGTCATCATAAGGAGTCTCGCCGACGCGACGATGCACAACGAGATCTCCCTCGCCCGCTCCGTGGGCACCGAGGAATCCGCTGACCCAGGTGTTCCTTCGGTCGACCGCGTCGCGTTGCGGACCGCATGCCGAAACATGGGGTGGCATGCGGTGCTCACGCCCGCTCCCGAGGGGATAGACCTGATCGACATCGTTCTCGTGCGCGCCGAGCGCGGGGCCGCGTTGCTGACGCACGGTTTCCGGCCCCGGACAGGAGCGCTCCGCCTCGTAAATAACCCCTCCATGGCGAAGGCGGTCGGGGAACTACCAGCGCGGACACGCGATGGCTTGGCAAAGATCCTCCCGGGCTACATGATCCCGTCTGCTGTCATCCCGATCCCGAGTGTGCCCCTGACCGAAAACGGTAAAATTGACCGGGCGGCGTTGAGAAACCTCGCCCCGTCCGCTGGCAGCCTCGACCAAAACGCGACGGAGATTGAGGCGCAGATCGCGAGGATTTATGAATCAGTCCTCGGCCTAAGCAGTGTCAGCCTTGAAGACAACTTCTTCGAGATTGGTGGACACTCACTCCTCGCCACACGTGTGGCCAGCCGGGTGAGGGAAGAATTCGGCGTGGAGGTTCCCATTCGTCTTATCTTCGATGCACCCACTGTGCGTGAGTTTGCCAGCCACCTCTCGCGTCTGCACGCCGGCCATGAGCGGGTGATTCCACAGAACCGGACTGCCCTCACACCGGCCTCCTACGCACAAAGACGATTATGGTTTCTCGACCGATTCGAGGGCCCTTCGCCCACATACGTCATCCCATTCTCCCTACGGCTTCGCGGTCCCGTTGACCGTGAGGCTATGCGCGCAGCAGTGGTTGATGTTGTTTCGCGGCATGAGGCCCTGCGCACGGTTTTCGTCGAGCGTGAGGGCAATGTGTACCAGCAGGTCCTCGACATCGAGGTCTGTCATGTGCCCTGGACTGAGCAGGCCGTATCCGCCGACCAACTCAGCGAGGCGCTGAGCCGAGCCGCTCGAATGCCTTTCTCTTTGGACCGGGATCTCCCGATCCGTGCCGATTACATGATTCTACGACCCGACGACGCTGTGCTCCTGTTGTCGCTACACCACATCGCAGCCGACGGATGGTCCCTGCCCAATCTGTCCAGGGACCTCAGCCACGCCTATAAGGCCCGACGGGCAGGCTTTGCACCGCAGTGGGAGCCGCTGCCCGTCCAGTACGCTGACTACTCGCTGTGGCAACAGCGGGTCCTTAAGCAGGACGGACCGGGCTCGGTTCGCGATCAGCAACTAGATTACTGGCGCGAGGCACTTCGCGACCTCCCCGATGAACTGCCAATCCGCTGGGACCACCCCCGCCCTGATGTATCTACATTTCAGGGGCGGACTGTGCCCGTGGAACTCAGCCATGACCAAGTCACCCGCTTGCGGCGGTTGTGTCTCCTCACTGGGAGCACAATGTCGATGGCTCTGCATGCCTCCCTCGCCGCAGTATTGTCGCGCCTCGGGGCTGGTGATGATGTCCCTCTCGGTGCGCCCATCGCTGGGCGCACGGACGAATCCCTGGAACCTCTTGTCGGCTTTTTCGTCAACACCTGGGTAGCACGCGTTTCGCTCGCCAATGATCCAACTCTCATGGAACTTTTGGAACGAGTCAAACGACAGAGCCTCGACGCTTATGCCAACCAGGACATCCCCTTCGAATACCTCGTGGACGAGTTGAACCCATCGCGTTCCACTGCACACCACCCTCTCTTCCAAGTGTGCTTGGCGCTGCAGAACAATCTCCGTCCGCAGTTCGACATTCCCGGGCTTGAGGTAACACATGAGCCGGTGGAGATGAGGGTCGCCCGCTTCGACTTGTTCTTCAACCTCTTCGAGGAGGTGGATTCCGATGGATTGGCGAGCGTGCGTGGCGAGGTCGAGTACTCGACGGACATCCTCGAACCCGAAACTGTCGCTCGGCTCATCGGGGCCTGGAAGACACTGCTCGACACCTGGCTTGCAAGCCCCGACACTCCACTGTCATCACTGTCCCTCGTTGAAGGTCAGCCAGCGATCACGCTGGCCGCTGTGGACAAACAGGGCCCGACGTTAGCTATCCTCCTGGAGAACGCCGCCAACCGCACGCGGCACCGGGCCGCCATCCGGTCTGCCGATGGCACCGCAGTCACCTTCGAACAGCTGTTTCGAGCATCGGACTCCGTGGCAGAGGCCCTCGTAGAACACCTTGGAGACAGCACGTCACCCATCGTGATCGACCTTCCGCGCTCCAGCTCCGCCATCGCGACGATTCTCGCCGCGGTGCGCCTTGGCGTCCCCTTCATCATCACCGATCCCACAGACGCGCGTGGGTGGACCGAGCGCATAATCCAGCACCTGAACCCGGCCGCCGTCGTTGACGCCCAGTTCATCGCTGACGCCGTCGCCACTGGCGCCAGCGCGGCACCATCCCTTTCAAACGAGCAATCCACCGCGTGTTTTGTTGAGGCTGTTACACCAGACGGCCAGGTTCTTCTCGTTGGGCTGTCCAGAACGGAACTATTACAAAACTGTCAAGGGCCTGGAGACATCTTCAGGCTAGGTACGGACCCACAACGAGTAATCTGTTCCAGCAGCTTGCAGACTCTCGCTGGTGTCCTCGAAGTCTTTTCCTGCCTGCTTGGCGGTCACGAGATGGTCCTAAATGAGCCCTCGAACTCGCTGCCGCAGGATGTCACTGCACTCTTTGGTGGACCTGAGCTCTACGAAATGGCGGAGACAGGCCGGGTCAGCCAAGTGGTCGTAACAACAGACGAGTTTGACGACACGCGTGCACGCGCGGCGTTGGACCGTTGTCCTGACAACGTTGTCCTCAGGGTTCTAGTAAATCTTTCCGGCTTCGCCCTCGTCCCACTTGGAGCTAAAGGCGGGGAGACGCAGATCCCTTCGCGTGACGAACGAGTCACTGCAGTGGACACTTTTGATAGGCCCCTTCCAAACGGGTTCTTCGGTGAATTGATCGTCACCGACGGATGGGCCGATCGCCCCGTTATTGTCTTCGGCCGGTCAACTTCGTCCTCTCCCCCCTGCACAGGTGACCTCGACGGGATTTGGCGACGCACCGGACGTCTCGCCCGACTCATCGAGGATGGCACCGTCGAACTGCTTAGTGCAATGAGGTCGGTTCAAGTAACGAACCGTCCCTACCCCGATGCCCTCGTCCTGGACGCCCTAGAGGAACTGCCGTTCGTTGAAGAAGTCACGCTAGAGCCCCTTCCTTCTGCAAAGGGGGATCGGGTGCTTGCCCGCATCACCGAGTCAGTGTCGGCTTCAGCATCCTCAATTGACGAATATGTCGAACGTTGGAAGTCCCTCTACGAGTCACTTTATCAAGGAGCGTCGGCCGAAGGTTCCATCGGCTCGGACTTCCGTGGTTGGGTTCGCCGATCCAATCGTCAGCCCATCCCTATCGCCGAGATGGAGACTTGGCGTGACGCCACCGTCGAGCGGATCAGAGGACTGCACCCACGTCGGGCACTGGAAATTGGAGCAGGAACTGGACTCCTGGCTGCCGAGTTGGCTGGTGATGTGAAGGAGTACTGGGCTACAGACGTTGCGATGGCCTCAATCGAACGCCTGCAGGAGCTCGGCTCTGCTTTCCCAGACATCGGAGACCGGCTCGTTCTACGCCGGCTCTCAGCCCACGAATGCGATTGCCTTCCCAGTGAGCACTTCGACACCATCATTCTCAATTCAGTGATCCAGTACTTCCCTCACACCGATTACCTACGCCAGGTCCTCCGGTCAGCTGTCAACATGCTTATGCCGGGCGGCAGTCTCTTTATCGGTGATGTACGGAGCCTCGACGAGCCTCATTCGGAGCAATCCATTAGGCCTCACAGAACGGACGAGTACGAGCTCCTCGTGTCACCAGAGTTCTTCCATAGCCTCCGTGCAGACTTTGACAATAAGGTGTCCATTGCGATCCATCTCAAGCGCGGAAACGACGACAATGAGCTTACCGCCCATCGTTACGACGTCATCATTGTGAAGGAGCCCACCGTGGTGCGGGATGTTTCGACGGTGCGCAGTCTCAGATGGGGGGTCGACATCAATGACCTTAATGACCTCCGTGGCGCGGTTCACAACGAGGGCTCAGTGCGACTTTCCGGTCTGCTCAATCGTAGGCGCTTGCCAGTTGGCCGCGATCCCCACGAGGCTCTTGACCCGGAAGATCAGCACGCGTGGGGAGCAGCGAACGGAATCGAGGTTGCCTGCACCTGGTCCGCAAAAGACCCTACCCTGTTCGACGCTGTCTTCATGGTTCCACGCGCCCCGGAAGAAAGCCTCGACGGTCTCTATCTCTCAGCGTATACCGAATCTGATAGCGTTGCAAACAACCCACTGCGTGACGAACACAGCCGCCGAATCTGTGGGGCCGCCCGGCGGCATCTATCTAAAATCCTCCCTAGACGCTGGATACCAGAGCGCATCGAGTCGGGGAACTACCTTGTAACCAATTTTCGAACGACTCGGGAGGAAGCATCTTTCTCCCCTCTGGAAACAGAGGTGGCGAGGTTGTTCACGAACGTTCTCGAAGTCGATTCTGTTGGCCCAGACGACGACTTCTTCGATCTAGGCGGAAGCTCACTTCAGGTGATCCGCCTCGTTTGGCTCATCAACGAAGAACTCGGGATTGATGTTCCCGTGAGAGTGGTCTTCGAGCACGCGACTGTACACGAATTAGCGTGCCACATTGGCTCGTCCGCCCCAAGCCTCACGGCTGAAGACCCAACGGGTTCGGTGCTACCAATCAGGAGTACTGGCAAACTAGCACCGCTGTGGCTTATCCCTCCTGGCGGTGGCCTAGGATGGGCCTACCTCGGCTTTGCTACCCAGCTCGACAGGGAGCGGCCGGTGCTCGCCCTTCAGGCGCGCGGATTCCATGGTGAGGATCGCCCAGGAAGCATGTCGGAGGTCGTGCGCGACTTTGCACGCCAGATCGTGACATACCAGCCTAAAGGGCCGTATAATCTTGCTGGGTGGTCTCTTGGTGGACCTATCGCCCACGCGGTCGCAGCCGAACTACAGTTTATGGAGCGCGAGGTGAGGAGTCTCTTCGTCTTCGATGCCGGACCATCGACAGAATTCAAGCATTTCCAGGTTCCCAACCCCGTAGTCGTGCGTCGCTACCTTGCGCACTATATGGGTCAGCTGTCCGGCGCCGAAGAGTTCGAGCAAGTCGTGGCTAGGTCCGGTGAACTCTTCGTCGAGCACTCACGCTTCATGACCGAGTACGCGTCTCCCTCATTCGCTGGAGACCTCACGCTCTTCGTGGCGACCGTTGACGCCGAGACCAAAGAACCCAAGGACGACCTCACCCGCCTTGAGCGATGCTGGGAGAGTTTTGTACAGGGGACTATACATCGAATCGAGGTGAACTGCGCCCATAACGAAATGATGTGGCCCAAGAACGCGACCGACATCGCCCATGAGGTAAATCGCTCGCTGGGCAAGCTCCTGTAA
- a CDS encoding MbtH family protein codes for MNPFDDDSAKFYVLVNDEEQHSLWPIFAPIPSGWESRFGPVSRDQAMAYVEEAWPDIRPRSLRESTNNH; via the coding sequence ATGAACCCCTTCGATGATGACTCCGCCAAATTTTACGTCCTCGTTAACGATGAGGAGCAGCACTCTCTGTGGCCAATCTTTGCACCGATCCCATCGGGTTGGGAGTCCCGGTTCGGGCCGGTAAGCCGGGACCAGGCCATGGCCTACGTGGAGGAGGCATGGCCAGATATTCGACCGCGCAGCCTACGCGAATCCACTAATAACCACTAA